In the Eremothecium cymbalariae DBVPG#7215 chromosome 7, complete sequence genome, one interval contains:
- the MCY1 gene encoding putative cysteine synthase (similar to Ashbya gossypii AGR021C): MPQHHESWACWKDAITTVSTVIAIASLYYAYKKSNTLTDLSPPKNGVEELIGNTPMVLIPSLSKFTRCKIYAKLELANPAGSAKDRVALNIVTTAESQGLLTRGHRDVIFEGTSGSTGISIATICNALGYQSHISLPDDTSQEKLSMLECLGAHIRKVKPASIVDPNQYVNASKKACQLLNEEGHGNKGIFADQFENEANWAIHYSTTGPEIYKQLKGSVDVFVAGCGTGGTIAGVSRYLKEKLGNRVKTVLADPQGSGFYNRIKFGVMYDQVEKEGSRRRHQVDTIVEGIGLNRITKNFQRGERYIDDAVRVTDEQAIKMAKYLSVNDGLFIGSSTAINAVAAAKIAQEMKPGSVIVLIACDSGARHVSKFWKEASAVSNEIQLCDILDFSVA, from the coding sequence ATGCCTCAACACCATGAATCGTGGGCATGTTGGAAGGATGCTATAACGACAGTTTCGACTGTTATAGCTATAGCTTCGTTATATTATGCGTACAAGAAATCCAACACTTTGACGGATCTGTCACCCCCAAAAAATGGGGTCGAAGAACTGATTGGAAATACTCCTATGGTCTTGATCCCGTCGCTGTCGAAGTTCACTCGTTGTAAGATATATGCAAAGTTAGAGCTTGCCAACCCTGCAGGAAGCGCTAAAGACAGAGTGGCCCTGAACATTGTGACAACAGCAGAGTCGCAAGGGTTACTTACTAGAGGTCACCGTGATGtaatatttgaaggtaCAAGCGGATCCACTGGGATTTCCATTGCGACAATATGCAATGCGTTGGGTTATCAGTCACATATCTCATTACCAGATGATACATCCCAAGAAAAACTGTCGATGTTAGAATGCCTTGGAGCTCACATACGTAAAGTAAAGCCTGCAAGTATTGTAGATCCGAATCAGTATGTTAATGCATCCAAGAAAGCATGTCAACTGTTAAACGAGGAAGGCCATGGTAACAAAGGCATCTTTGCTgatcaatttgaaaacGAGGCTAATTGGGCAATTCATTATTCTACCACTGGCCCTGAAATATACAAACAGTTGAAAGGTTCAGTAGATGTATTTGTCGCTGGTTGTGGTACTGGAGGTACAATAGCCGGGGTTTCTCGTTATTTGAAAGAGAAACTGGGTAATAGAGTCAAGACAGTATTAGCAGACCCACAGGGATCTGGATTCTATAATAGAATAAAATTTGGGGTTATGTACGATCAAGTCGAAAAGGAAGGAAGTAGGAGAAGGCATCAAGTGGACACCATTGTTGAAGGGATTGGGTTGAATAGGATAACGAAGAACTTCCAACGTGGGGAACGGTACATAGATGATGCCGTTAGGGTCACTGATGAACAGGCAATTAAAATGGCGAAGTATCTATCCGTTAATGACGGCTTATTTATTGGTAGTAGCACTGCTATTAATGCAGTGGCTGCTGCTAAGATTGCTCAAGAGATGAAACCAGGGAGTGTTATTGTACTTATAGCGTGTGACAGCGGTGCTAGACATGTTAGTAAATTCTGGAAAGAAGCAAGTGCCGTTTCAAATGAAATACAACTATGCGATATTCTAGACTTTTCTGTTGCTTAA
- the SNU71 gene encoding Snu71p (similar to Ashbya gossypii AGR020C), with the protein MNEFIFVSTPLYLANDSSWKSKVLKPGYTPIFKNDLYKFELSLKSTAQKSQYPTAAAKALDNQTASIDSNEATKDHRGVKYQDIRLFLPISLSQQLHTLAIQNFPDNSVNISAFIDWLELFTIEKFSISNDQGPNPTHEVIENWSNVVVSTVENTQILFIRLSPLSQFSRIVLYWIKWFAETTDSVTTIHTDENTRRYIEASAPDYIPTIEKEDLDALNARLHELQTSTSETAPEVAGMIAYDVDMSTLSDLPRDSLNQLVKDIVEFRTRVLTMEKEKRTQEALEEGKRQQRFQLKQVLEQIRKRKGSTIVAGEGDDVDDEDDDVDDDDDDDGQDDFEIEKNRREKEKEKALKEYEATLSHLNSVIMPQLRSRDQRLSMLKDYKTKLQRERVFYLKEMLHLGNSEYYDHKRSFKEEEEHADEKDRAQTNAAVGTKTDDATQSENVGNTDNNFILPHDTDIKKQGYPKGTDSADNPGASSTAAIKEPIAKKRKIKLALKKVFDSRAQEADSETEEEEPFPVPLAPVSADTAASISSPSVSSLAVVTPIVTNAAAAAAASPSTASAPVPTPALTGPTNQLDTLPFQGTLLDAKLRLLRQSRLVDELVKEYLGVYEDELVEYIIENVREHRSHAALLSELQETFDDDSNQIVDDIWAKLLAS; encoded by the coding sequence ATGAACGAGTTCATATTCGTCTCAACACCTTTGTATCTTGCGAATGATTCTAGCTGGAAATCAAAGGTTTTAAAACCTGGTTATACACCAATTTTTAAGAACGACTTATACAAGTTCGAACTATCGTTGAAGTCCACAGCTCAAAAATCACAATATCCCACAGCAGCTGCTAAGGCACTTGATAATCAGACTGCTTCCATTGATTCAAATGAGGCAACTAAGGATCACCGGGGTGTTAAATATCAAGATATAAGACTATTTCTACCCATTTCGCTGTCACAACAGTTACATACCCTTGCAATACAGAATTTTCCGGATAATTCGGTCAATATATCCGCATTCATTGACTGGTTAGAACTGTTTACAATTGAGAAATTCTCTATATCCAATGATCAGGGTCCAAATCCCACACATGAGGTGATAGAAAACTGGTCAAATGTTGTTGTATCCACGGTGGAAAACACACAGATTCTGTTCATACGTCTTTCACCATTGTCTCAATTTTCACGTATTGTGTTGTATTGGATAAAGTGGTTTGCAGAAACCACTGATTCAGTTACTACAATCCACACTGATGAGAATACCAGAAGGTATATTGAGGCGTCAGCTCCCGACTACATACCTACAATCGAGAAAGAAGATCTCGACGCGTTAAATGCGCGCCTCCATGAACTACAAACGTCTACCTCAGAAACAGCGCCAGAAGTAGCAGGCATGATAGCCTACGATGTCGACATGAGCACTTTAAGTGATCTACCGAGAGATTCTCTTAATCAGTTGGtcaaagatattgttgaatttagGACTCGTGTTTTGACAatggaaaaggaaaagcGAACTCAAGAAGCTTTGGAAGAGGGCAAAAGACAGCAGCGATTCCAGTTGAAACAGGTGTTAGAGCAAATCCGAAAAAGGAAAGGTTCTACTATTGTTGCTGGTGAAGGTGATGATGTAGATGATGAGGACGATGAtgtagatgatgatgatgatgatgatggtcAGGATGACTTCGAGATAGAAAAAAACAGACgtgaaaaggaaaaggaaaaggcATTGAAGGAGTATGAAGCCACACTGTCGCATTTGAATTCTGTTATTATGCCCCAACTGCGCTCTAGGGATCAGCGGTTGTCTATGCTCAAAGATTATAAGACGAAACTTCAGCGTGAAAGAGTTTTTTACCTGAAGGAAATGCTACATCTAGGCAATAGCGAGTATTACGATCACAAGAGGTCCTtcaaagaggaagaggaacaTGCGGACGAGAAAGACAGAGCACAAACTAATGCAGCTGTTGGTACCAAGACTGACGATGCCACGCAGTCAGAAAATGTTGGCAATACCGAcaataattttattttaccGCATGACACTgatataaaaaaacaagGATATCCAAAGGGAACAGACTCCGCAGATAACCCGGGTGCTTCCTCTACCGCCGCAATTAAAGAGCCCATCGCTAAAAAACGCAAGATTAAGTTAGCCCTCAAAAAGGTCTTTGACTCCCGCGCACAAGAGGCAGACAGTGAAactgaggaagaagaaccATTCCCAGTTCCCTTGGCACCAGTATCTGCTGACACGGCTGCATCCATATCATCACCCTCCGTTTCTTCGCTCGCTGTAGTAACTCCAATCGTTACCaatgctgctgctgctgctgctgcatccCCATCAACCGCATCTGCACCTGTGCCGACACCTGCTCTCACTGGCCCCACTAACCAACTGGACACCTTGCCCTTCCAAGGAACCCTTCTTGACGCAAAATTACGATTGCTGCGGCAATCTCGACTCGTTGACGAGCTCGTTAAAGAATACCTCGGTGTTTACGAAGATGAACTTGTAGAGTATATCATTGAAAATGTCCGCGAGCACCGCAGTCACGCTGCCTTGCTCTCTGAGCTCCAAGAAACATTCGATGATGATAGCAATCAAATCGTCGATGACATCTGGGCCAAGCTTCTGGCATCCTGA
- the REC102 gene encoding Rec102p (similar to Ashbya gossypii AGR017W) — MKTTFETVYLSNADESMVSKWDCEIELSGQNISSLDLTNNVFVLPPLNCPLEIIIRIGLENDDLVPNKQDFIPFPNEEFWTTDLNYAMTHKTNSNKEMELSLKCNQFTTMKADKLFYKPISLHLTKEYKVLVLSKLTINGEFYSLGSLDNSTVQDHLNEYFISLIISQLEFQFPLVFSRNSRRKFLNHEQTMGAVSCSLAGNNSLISNISEMIAHDLTSSFVFEVLEICANSSRKAKYKKLGISKLAHKPFKRF, encoded by the exons ATGAAGACCACTTTTGAGACTGTATATTTATCCAATGCTGATGAGTCAATGGTTTCTAAGTGGGATTGCGAGATTGAGCTCTCTGGGCAgaatatatcttctttAGATCTAACAAATAACGTATTTGTTTTACCGCCGTTGAATTGCCCTTTAGAA ATAATTATTAGAATTGGCTTAGAGAACGACGACCTAGTACCAAACAAGCAAGACTTTATCCCATTTCCTAACGAGGAGTTTTGGACTACAGACTTAAATTATGCTATGACACATAAAACCAACAGTAATAAAGAAATGGAATTATCTTTAAAATGCAACCAGTTTACCACGATGAAGGCGGACAAGTTATTCTACAAACCGATATCTTTACACCTAACAAAAGAGTATAAAGTGCTGGTGTTATCAAAACTGACAATAAACGGGGAGTTTTATAGCCTGGGTAGCCTAGATAATTCTACAGTACAGGACCATTTGAATGAATACTTCATTTCATTGATTATTTCGCAACTCGAGTTTCAATTTCCCCTTGTGTTTTCCAGGAATAGCAGGAGGAAGTTCCTTAACCACGAACAAACCATGGGCGCCGTATCTTGCAGTTTGGCTGGAAACAACTCTCtaatatcaaatatatctgaaATGATAGCTCATGATCTGACAAGTTCTTTTGTTTTCGAAGTGTTGGAAATATGTGCTAATTCAAGTAGAAAAGCCAAGTATAAGAAACTGGGTATATCTAAACTTGCCCATAAGCCGTTCAAGcgtttttga
- the MSB2 gene encoding Msb2p (similar to Ashbya gossypii AGR019C), whose product MRSTVLSLFIIFWGLVATAKAAADPYAAPPIEIVNYGSHRFLAAKRADGSNETAPVSSESSSSSMTTFLSSSSTTSNVATSISPLDTGSSQSLTPMTQSTPSLDSQSSITTSADPLWGPNAMVSSSSSSSVNDAMSSDVFGSLFPWLTRELVSFSSSSDSQTASGESLSSTSSTPYSATNPHLDTPTDTPTSGSSTLSVASTLGSSSSTPISESSISSSDPGSSVSVSSSSSSPLVQNPNFPSETSSETATTSGSSSSVTTQTTPSTDSGFLSPILSSILDLSTTGQSTTSGFQMSVPGSSSPAVTSPSPSNTDPSSTLSLDTSSTVSVLDISSLSSSSYLSTSTPEFTVSHPPFSTIYSKPKSSSESSDSATPDLTTSSGSKTLSDIVSSSTYSANPISDSLSTSSGIPTGTLSTTPQTLVSSSSSSSSSSSSSPSPLSPPSSTSSTSSDSSSSSSSSSSSSSPSPLSPPSSTSSDSSSSSSSSSSSSSSSSSSSSSSSSSPSPLSPPSSTSSTSSDSSSSSSSSSSSSSPSPLSPLSPPSSTSSTSSTSSTSSDSSSSSSSSSSSSSSSPSPLSPPSSTSSTSSTSSTSSTSSDSSSSSSSSSSSSSSSSSSSSESGSSSDMSHVPHTSHSTSSSDASTAAHGSHNSTSSDISPAAHTSHSPASSSASSTSSGSQSRSTDGYTSVLSKPQSTIPTSTESPALQSSSSSPVSVSPTSSTISEGQYIPASTELASYTSQESASEPASESTPTANQTTTPIVTPNYSWGPHTPTSTWLPTAILTESDADSEPTVTVTDTETKPTTSMASTAIQTLPKFISSANGKIPEGNYTLITVGFKRRLNYPFVVSNPVSSAQIFDFLPNVLNYPYGFRCANVSVWRLLPLKSGSRDYLVTVAAVFFPTEHLDELARLVADNTSSLYSSYDETGKTMASLIDPMIPLTGIINSISSDPASGESSATGTNTPKSGSVPVGFAGTLANGGGRLGNAGSKSLDSSPMSKLKITGIVVGSVCGVATYIALTLLCVRYYLLRRGNKIQLSDNQSFYSSNSGGSMEVTTQSEYPNLYDEKNLQNSNNGRIRASVSPSVKVDNWMDYNNNFTETNEGVTHNFVNGKITKISGPIASENSLGWDV is encoded by the coding sequence ATGAGATCCACTGTGTTATCTCtattcattatattttggGGGTTAGTTGCTACTGCCAAAGCTGCTGCCGATCCTTACGCTGCACCTCCCATTGAGATTGTGAATTATGGTAGTCATAGGTTTTTGGCTGCGAAGCGGGCTGACGGATCTAATGAGACCGCTCCTGTATCTTCAGAATCCAGCTCTTCATCTATGACGACTTTCTTATCATCTAGTTCAACAACGTCTAATGTTGCGACCTCTATTTCTCCACTAGATACAGGCTCATCTCAAAGTTTGACGCCTATGACTCAGAGTACACCCTCTCTTGACTCGCAAAGTTCGATCACGACTAGTGCTGATCCTCTTTGGGGTCCTAATGCTATGGTatcttcctcctcatcatcaagtGTGAATGATGCCATGTCTTCCGATGTGTTTGGCTCATTATTTCCATGGTTGACTCGTGAGTTGGTCTCattctcttcatcttccgATTCGCAGACCGCCAGTGGTGAATCCTTGAGTTCTACATCAAGTACCCCTTATTCAGCCACCAATCCCCATTTAGATACCCCCACTGATACACCTACCAGCGGAAGTAGTACTTTGAGTGTGGCTTCTACTTTAGGCTCATCATCGTCTACTCCTATCTCAGAATCTtctatttcatcatcagacCCAGGTTCCTCTGTGTCTGTGAGCTCAAGCAGCAGTTCCCCTTTGGTTCAGAACCCTAATTTTCCTAGTGAGACTTCTTCGGAAACAGCAACAACTTCTGGGTCCTCATCGAGCGTAACAACGCAAACAACTCCTTCAACTGACTCCGGATTTCTGTCACCTATCCTATCAAGCATCTTGGATCTATCTACAACAGGGCAATCGACGACATCAGGTTTCCAGATGTCTGTGCCTGGAAGCTCTTCACCAGCTGTCACAAGTCCTAGTCCAAGCAATACAGATCCAAGTTCTACCTTGTCTCTCGATACCAGCTCCACTGTTAGCGTACTTGATATATCGTCCTTGAGTTCCTCCAGTTATCTTTCCACTTCTACACCTGAGTTCACTGTTTCCCATCCTCCTTTTTCTACTATCTATAGTAAACCAAAGTCTAGCAGTGAGAGCTCTGATTCCGCCACTCCAGACCTCACGACAAGTTCAGGATCTAAGACTCTATCAGATATCGTCTCTAGTTCTACTTATTCTGCCAACCCGATTTCGGACAGTTTGAGCACCTCTTCAGGCATACCCACTGGTACGCTTTCTACAACGCCGCAAACCCTTGTTTCCTCCAGCTCTTCCAGCTCTTCCAgctcttcttcctctccttctcctctcTCTCCTCCCTCTTCTACCTCTTCTACCTCTTCTGacagctccagctccagctccagctccagctcttcttcctcaccTTCTCCTCTCTCTCCTCCCTCTTCTACCTCTTCTGacagctccagctccagctccagtTCCAGCTCCAGTTCCAGTTCCAGCTCCAGttccagctccagctcttcttcctctccttctcctctcTCTCCTCCCTCTTCTACCTCTTCTACCTCTTCTGacagctccagctccagctccagctccagctcttcttcctcaccTTCTCCTCTCTCTCCTCTCTCTCCTCCCTCTTCTACCTCTTCTACCTCTTCTACCTCTTCTACCTCTTCTGacagctccagctccagctccagtTCTAGCTCcagttcttcttcctctccttctcctctcTCTCCTCCCTCTTCTACCTCTTCTACCTCTTCTACCTCTTCTACCTCTTCTACCTCTTCTGacagctccagctccagctccagctccagtTCCAGTTCCAGTTCCAGTTCCAGTTCCAGCTCTGAAAGCGGGTCTAGCTCTGATATGTCACATGTCCCTCATACTTCTCATAGCACATCTAGCTCTGATGCCTCAACTGCTGCCCATGGTTCTCATAACAGTACTAGCTCTGATATTTCACCTGCCGCCCATACTTCTCATAGCCCGGCTAGCTCTTCTGCCTCCAGTACTTCTTCCGGTTCTCAATCTCGTTCCACTGATGGCTACACTTCCGTTTTATCAAAGCCTCAAAGTACCATACCAACTTCAACTGAATCACCCGCTTTACAAAGTTCTTCGAGTTCCCCTGTTTCAGTTAGTCCTACCTCATCGACCATTTCTGAAGGGCAGTATATCCCAGCTTCCACTGAACTTGCATCCTATACCTCTCAGGAATCAGCTTCTGAGCCAGCTTCTGAATCAACCCCAACTGCCAACCAAACTACGACACCTATTGTTACGCCAAACTACAGTTGGGGCCCTCATACACCAACAAGTACATGGCTTCCAACTGCTATCCTTACTGAATCTGATGCTGACTCTGAACCTACAGTAACTGTTACTGACACTGAAACTAAGCCTACCACGTCTATGGCTTCTACTGCAATTCAAACACTGCCCAAGTTTATTTCTTCAGCTAACGGCAAGATACCTGAGGGTAATTATACTTTAATCACTGTTGGCTTCAAAAGGCGGTTGAATTACCCATTTGTAGTTTCTAACCCAGTTTCCAGTGCACAAATTTTTGACTTCTTGCCTAATGTTTTGAATTATCCATATGGTTTCCGTTGTGCAAACGTTTCCGTTTGGAGGTTGCTTCCATTAAAGTCTGGTTCAAGAGACTACTTGGTGACTGTTGCTGCAGTATTTTTCCCTACTGAGCATTTAGATGAATTGGCAAGATTGGTTGCTGATAATACTAGTAGCCTTTACAGCAGTTATGATGAAACAGGGAAAACTATGGCATCTCTCATTGACCCAATGATTCCTTTAACTGGAATAATTAACTCGATAAGTTCTGATCCAGCTTCTGGAGAGTCAAGTGCAACAGGTACTAATACACCAAAATCTGGTTCGGTTCCAGTTGGTTTTGCTGGTACTTTAGCAAATGGTGGGGGGCGTCTGGGAAATGCAGGCTCTAAATCTCTGGATAGTAGCCCAATGTCAAAGCTTAAGATCACAGGAATTGTTGTCGGTTCCGTGTGTGGTGTGGCCACTTACATTGCGTTGACACTTTTATGTGTTCGTTACTATTTACTTAGAAGAGGAAACAAGATTCAACTAAGCGATAATCAGTCTTTTTATTCTAGTAATTCCGGCGGTTCCATGGAAGTAACGACACAATCAGAATACCCAAATCTCTatgatgaaaaaaatcTTCAGAATTCAAACAATGGAAGGATACGTGCTAGTGTTTCTCCAAGTGTTAAAGTTGATAATTGGATggattataataataactttaCTGAAACGAATGAAGGTGTCACGCATAATTTTGTCAATGGTAAAATTACCAAAATAAGTGGTCCAATTGCATCCGAGAATTCTCTTGGTTGGGATGTCTAA
- a CDS encoding uncharacterized protein (similar to Ashbya gossypii AGR018C) has protein sequence MSRLRKFNQQVLSYTRGEMEHEDGAEFFPLDIDEQDELIKSFEMRNIAKNERYFTYLGIFYLVCCGMTLFLATGAKRSRLPEKYQRVLLVSVQSIACSFINLRYSMITHIFLRWGVLFKISNRTINIINIVILVMTSWLASNSAESFKVGIMLHLPHVLFLISVIVKGWMLSMDKELEQLKTLRYKFKNA, from the coding sequence ATGTCAAGGTTACGGAAATTCAACCAGCAGGTCTTAAGTTATACTCGTGGTGAGATGGAACACGAAGATGGGGCCGAATTCTTTCCCTTAGATATAGATGAGCAGGATGAGTTGATAAAGAGTTTTGAAATGCGGAATATTGCTAAGAATGAAAGGTATTTTACTTACCTCggaattttttatttggtatGTTGTGGGATGACCTTATTCTTAGCAACCGGTGCTAAACGTAGCCGACTACCAGAAAAGTATCAAAGGGTACTGCTGGTTTCAGTTCAATCTATTGCATGTTCGTTTATTAACTTAAGATATTCCATGATAACGCATATATTCCTTAGGTGGGGGGTTCTTTTCAAGATAAGTAATCGGACAatcaatatcattaatattgttatatTGGTCATGACATCATGGTTAGCTTCGAATTCTGCAGAATCATTCAAGGTTGGGATAATGCTCCACTTACCTCATGTGCTCTTTTTAATCAGCGTTATAGTGAAGGGATGGATGTTGTCAATGGATAAAGAGTTAGAACAGCTTAAGACGCTCAGGtataaattcaaaaacgCTTGA
- a CDS encoding nicotinamide/nicotinic acid mononucleotide adenylyltransferase (similar to Ashbya gossypii AGR022C), whose translation MDPTKASTFKPGNAEDDPQPPLVPKSAIPKNGPIENLVFTDFDASLGGGGSKGDSGIKKPAGRKSINGKKFKTNGGIPLRQGDVECSSEECSESDEENGSGIEVPLLKSGCLVGKRKQPGVEELVGGMERERASSNSLIHQFQTADLEEVPRGIVRQARKLVDYEFPVHRLKTRLEHSNKLPLVIVACGSFSPITHLHLRMFEMALDAIQEQTRFEVIGGYYSPVSDSYKKPGLAPAIHRVRMCELACERTSSWLMVDAWESLQPHYTRTAKVLDHFNDEINVKRGGIENSKGEMVGVKIMLLAGGDLIVSMGELNVWANADLHHILGQYGCLLIERTGSDVRSFLLSHDILYKHRRNILVIKQLIYNDISSTKVRLFLRRGMSVQYLLPNSVIRYIQEHGLYVNESEPLKQVVGDDD comes from the coding sequence ATGGATCCAACTAAGGCATCAACTTTTAAACCTGGTAATGCAGAGGATGACCCGCAGCCTCCTCTGGTTCCAAAATCAGCAATTCCCAAAAATGGGCCTATTGAGAATCTAGTGTTTACGGATTTTGATGCGTCGTTGGGTGGGGGGGGTTCTAAAGGCGACAGCGGTATCAAGAAGCCTGCAGGACGGAAGTCGATCAATGGGAAAAAGTTCAAGACCAACGGGGGGATTCCTTTGCGGCAGGGTGATGTTGAGTGTAGTTCTGAGGAGTGTTCAGAGTCAGATGAGGAGAATGGTAGTGGGATTGAGGTGccattgttgaaaagtggATGTCTGGTGGGAAAGCGGAAGCAGCCCGGGGTGGAGGAGTTGGTGGGGGGGATGGAACGGGAACGGGCGAGTAGTAACTCGTTGATTCATCAGTTTCAAACGGCTGATTTGGAGGAGGTTCCTCGGGGAATTGTAAGACAGGCTAGAAAACTTGTGGATTATGAATTTCCGGTTCATAGGCTGAAAACACGGTTGGAGCATTCGAATAAGCTGCCCCTGGTTATTGTTGCGTGCGGGTCGTTTTCGCCAATCACACATTTGCATTTACGGATGTTTGAGATGGCTCTGGATGCAATTCAGGAGCAGACAAGGTTTGAGGTGATTGGTGGGTATTACTCGCCTGTGAGCGATAGCTATAAGAAACCGGGGCTGGCGCCTGCCATTCACCGTGTGAGGATGTGTGAATTGGCTTGTGAGCGTACGTCTTCTTGGCTGATGGTCGATGCGTGGGAGTCGTTGCAGCCTCACTATACAAGAACAGCTAAAGTTCTCGACCACTTTAATGATGAGATCAATGTGAAACGTGGTGGGATCGAAAACAGCAAGGGCGAGATGGTTGGTGTTAAGATCATGCTTTTGGCTGGCGGTGATCTGATTGTGTCCATGGGCGAGCTTAATGTCTGGGCTAATGCTGATTTGCACCATATATTAGGACAATATGGATGCTTGCTTATTGAGCGCACAGGCTCTGATGTCCGTTCGTTCTTATTGTCCCACGATATCCTTTATAAACACAGGCGGAACATTCTGGTGATCAAACAGCTGATATACAATGATATTTCCTCTACTAAGGTTAGGCTATTCCTAAGACGCGGAATGTCCGTACAGTATCTACTACCAAATTCCGTAATCCGCTATATACAGGAGCACGGCCTGTATGTTAATGAAAGCGAACCACTGAAACAAGTAGTAGGTGACGATGATTAG
- the PTI1 gene encoding cleavage polyadenylation factor subunit PTI1 (similar to Ashbya gossypii AGR009C), with translation MPDPRTRKSRHELTPDNLSSSILISNLPSSWIESTVTSVIAGSGPIVKVSDKKDPRNGRLIGIVIDYLTSKDCKRAVEIIKKIKNFACKIERIIPLNWSSRADVSDKDVLDLKRDNYPWDDNLELPFELVSEVPIPRKPVLKPAASSINAGNGQSPFPEILSKASQHLPALQPDSLVATDPISANLSNIPPLQLLEMISNLKMLSNQDSSKRVLLEQFLRDNSMVRIAVSQALLEMGFINYEVVTKVISEHQPQPAQNTPRQSTTPINFMQPQIIPHMPAILNMMHPQMMGTPHQPTQQAGNQFMIGQTPTPISQPAQPLRINEPKLVILPRAKQDMIRQVINLPQEQVRLLPPDQVSVIESLRKEYLI, from the coding sequence ATGCCGGATCCAAGAACGAGAAAGTCCAGACATGAACTAACGCCAGATAACCTTTCGTCATCTATCctaatttcaaatttacCTAGTTCATGGATAGAGTCTACAGTGACATCAGTAATTGCAGGCTCAGGACCTATAGTTAAAGTATCGGATAAGAAAGATCCTCGTAATGGCAGATTAATTGGTATTGTAATAGATTATTTAACTAGTAAAGATTGTAAGCGTGCTGTtgaaattataaaaaagattaaaaacTTTGCTTGCAAGATTGAGAGGATTATTCCTTTAAACTGGTCTTCCAGAGCTGATGTAAGCGATAAAGACGTACTGGATTTGAAGAGGGATAATTATCCGTGGGATGATAACTTGGAATTACCGTTTGAGCTTGTTTCGGAGGTTCCAATTCCAAGGAAGCCTGTGTTGAAACCGGCGGCAAGTAGCATAAACGCTGGGAATGGGCAGTCGCCATTTCCGGAGATTCTTAGCAAGGCGTCACAGCATTTGCCTGCGCTACAACCAGATTCTCTGGTTGCTACAGATCCCATATCGGCGAATTTGTCTAATATTCCTCCCTTACAGCTGTTGGAAATGATTTCGAATCTGAAGATGCTTTCCAATCAGGATTCGTCCAAGAGGGTTCTTTTAGAACAATTTTTAAGAGATAATAGTATGGTAAGAATTGCAGTTTCACAAGCTCTCTTGGAAATGGGCTTCATTAACTACGAGGTGGTGACTAAGGTAATCTCTGAACACCAACCGCAGCCTGCGCAAAACACCCCAAGACAGTCTACAACCCCAATAAACTTTATGCAACCACAAATAATACCTCATATGCCTGCAATTTTAAACATGATGCATCCACAGATGATGGGCACCCCTCATCAACCTACACAGCAAGCTGGAAATCAATTTATGATAGGCCAAACTCCCACGCCGATTTCCCAACCAGCACAACCTCTGAGAATAAATGAACCCAAGTTGGTAATATTACCGAGGGCTAAGCAAGATATGATTAGACAAGTTATAAATTTGCCGCAGGAACAAGTTCGGTTATTACCTCCAGACCAAGTTAGTGTCATCGAGAGTCTgagaaaagaatatttgatataG